GCGACCTTTTCACCATGATGTAACATGTACTTCCGGGTAACAAAAGACAGCTTCCTCCAATGGCACCTCTACTAATCAATTGACCGAAAATTGACAGAGAGAAACAGAGTAAATGGCTTGAATCATGATTTAAGACTTGTTCTCTGCCACTCAAGATTGAACATATGAAGTGTCAGTCGAAAAGCTGGTCCGTAAGGTGAACTGCTTCAAAGGGCGATGGAACGTTTTaccatgtttattttaaaatagacaCAAGGGAAATTCGGAAACAGTTGACATGATCCCTGAGGGACTGCtgagttaattaatttttatgtTGTTCTTTTGTTGGAGAAAATTTtgaatcagaattagctttgttggccaagtgtgtaaaaaaacacaaggaatttgtctccagcagttggTGCTTCTCTGGTACGACGtacagaacaagaacaacaaagcagcaacaacaacaaataacaagagacatttctatttataggaactgttccttataagagtcgtgcaagatgtaaaatcttcacaCTAGCATACTGTAGTATGCTAGAAGGGTAGACATTATATTTAGCTAAATAACTCAGGTATTCCAACCAAACATTCTCTACATACCTGTGAGAAGATGTCTTCAGGAATCCTGAAGATGAAAGTTAGCTCCCAGTCTGTGTCTTTTGAAGTGGCTACGACACCACCAGCCAGTCTTTCGATATTCTCATTACAAGTTTATGACATCAACTCGATCTATCCTCCTCCCCCACAGTTTCAGCTGTTTTCattataattttattcatggaattgaaaaaaaaccgcCTCAAACTTTTAGGATTATTCTGATGGTGCAACCCCAAACACCAAGTTTACGTCATCATTTCAGTTCACGTCACTGCCAGTAAATCTCTACTGCCACGTGAAAGCATCCCGGTGACccctttttttgttcatttattatgAAATGGTCTGTTCTGTACCAACCCAGTCGATCATTCCGACATCGTGGCACAAAGTGAAATACAGTATTAATCTGTGACCTAATCTTGGGTAAACATCAGTCCTCAGCCTCATTTCCTTTGTCTAAACAATTCGGAGTCAAACAACTCCTTGTCATTGCATATCATTGGAACAAGTGACAGCTGCCTCTAGAGTGTCCATCCCCAACTCGGCGCCCCAATTGCGGGCGCCTTTATGTATAGCGCCATGGATGGAGACGTGAGGCTGGGATTAGCTCATTAAGACGGACATCTTTGATGCACGGTTATCTTTCCCATTTCCCTAGCAACTCGATCATATGCTAGGCTCTTGAGACACACGCAAGCACAAAGGCCCCCACTttacatggacacacacacacacgggccgAGAAACCTCCAGAGATCAGGGCCCAACTGAGATATGAAGCGTAGATGTGCAGCAACAGCTAAACGTCGTGTCAGGTTTCTGGGGGCTCGTGCTAAATTTAACCCGGTGATCCTGCAGCAGGCAGTGGGGTTTAAATGCCAGCCTACAGTTGCTCCACACCAGTTGTTCCCCACACGTCTTCCACTCATCACAAACACAGGCCAAGGACGAAGGcaggcacgcacacacgcgtacACTCCGACACACACGCTCCAGGCGCGGGACTTGAACACCACGTACGCGAAGCGAGAGCGGTTCGAAGGGAAGCGAGGGATCTTTGTAGGCTCACACAACACAACGTCGTCCAATATGGAGCTTTTCGAGACCAACCCTTACTTCTTCCCAGACCAACGCTTTTATGAAGGTGGGGACAACTACTTCCCCACCCGTCTGCCTGGGGCGTACGACCAAGCTGGCTTCCAGGACAAGAACTCCATGATGGGCCTGTGCGGGCCTCTCTCTGGGGGCGTCGGGGTGATTCAGCCAGAGGATAAACCCTCGCCGTCCAGCCTCTCGCCCCATTCCGAGTCCCACTGCCCGGGCCAGTGTTTGCCGTGGGCCTGCAAGCTGTGCAAACGGAAGACGGTGACCATGGACCGCCGGAGAGCGGCCACATTGAGGGAAAAGCGACGCCTGAAGAAAGTCAACGAGGCTTTCGATGCCCTGAAGAGGAGCACCCTCATGAACCCCAACCAGAGGCTGCCCAAGGTGGAGATCTTGCGGAGCGCCATTCAGTACATCGAAAGGTTGCAGGCCCTGGTATCCTCCTTCAACCAGCAGGACACCGAGATGGGGCACTACCGGGCCGGACAGAACCAGCCTAGAGTGAGTAGTGGAAGAAGCTAATGTTAAGATAAAATGAAGAATGAGGATGGCATCCAATTGTCACGAAATGGAAGATTTTAGAACATGAGGTGGTTTTTAGTGACTGGATTGACCACAACATAACTCTTATGTTTTGAGTCATTTTGAGAGGACTATTTCAAAACATAgtctttaaaaaatatcaatttatGGTGTGAAACTACAAAGGTAAAAtgaggtttgttttgttttacttacTCATCACTTACATTTGCCACTGTGTGGGGTCTCGGTCGTGTGTGGCTCAAATGTTTCTGTGCTGGTGCGCTGTGTCATAACACCGTGACTGACAGCGACTTCTGCCTGTGtgtgtctccatggcaacaggtGTCGTCATCTAGCGAGCCCAGTTCGGGCAGCACCTGCTGCAGTAGCCCCGAGTGGAGCAGCACCCCGGAGCAGTGCACGCAAAGCTACAGCAGCGAGGGTCAGTCCATTTCacgctaacacacacacacacacacacacacacacacacacacacacacacacacacacacacacacaccacacacacacacactcagagcAGATCTTTATGGGGGTCACCCTTAGGTAAGCCTCCTGGGTTTTAAACTTAAATCTCAATGTAGTGATGAACTCCAGAACACACACAGTCAAATGCTCTCTCACATAATGTGTGACTCTCCGCAGAGCTCCTGAGTGCCGCCGACTCTCCAGAGCAGGCCACCATTCAGACCCTGAGCTCCATCGTGGAGGGCATGGCCTCAGCAAATGGCGCAGTGGCCTTTCCTGTGGACATTCCCAAATAAGAACTTCCACAGAGCAGACCCCGAGGAAGAACACTGCGCTTCAGACACAAAGTGACGAGACGATCGGAGAAGCAGGCTGTTATTTTCCTATTTAAATCACAATTCACCTTGGCAGTAACGAAGGTTTCAAAGGGTCTGCTAAACAAAATGAATTCCACCGTTGGCCTTATTTCCTTTATTCCCTGCCTTAATCCACCATTTAAAGAGTCAGTTGGAAGCTTGCATTTGAAAAGACTTTGCATGAACAAGGCCTAGTTTTTCTCCTTACTTAATTTAAGCTTTCCTCTTTTCAAAACCTTTCCCTGATCTTTCCttcttgttttgtgtgtgtttttatggaAACAAAGAACCATGACTTTATTTGTGGGGCCAACATGTACCATGGCAGTTTTGACCAAGATCTGCTTTATGTTAAACTGGTAACAAATGCTAGTGATGTAAATACGTTCCCTTTTTCTACAGAGTGGTTTTGCcagtttattttgtctttttttttttttttttgctaacttaTTTTTGACTTTTATAACTAAGattgttgtgtatttgtagCTGTTTGGAAATGTAATATTTCCTGACCAGTCCCTGCAATAAAGACCATTTTGAGTACAACAACTACAGCCTTTGTTGATACAGCAGAACCTCTATggccaaacaaaaaagaaaaaaaaaagaattacaatAGGGAATAATTGTATTTGTTCCAGTATTTACTGCGAGCATCTTGAAACCTTACCTGTACAATATTACATgtggcggcacgatggagcagctggaaaagtgttggcctcacagttctgagggcctgtgctcaatcctggccctgccggtgtggagtttgcatgttctccccgtgcctgcgtgggttttctacgggcactccggtttcctcccacatcccaaaaacatgcaacattaattggacactccaaaatccccctaggtgtgatt
This portion of the Syngnathoides biaculeatus isolate LvHL_M chromosome 10, ASM1980259v1, whole genome shotgun sequence genome encodes:
- the myog gene encoding myogenin isoform X2 gives rise to the protein MELFETNPYFFPDQRFYEGGDNYFPTRLPGAYDQAGFQDKNSMMGLCGPLSGGVGVIQPEDKPSPSSLSPHSESHCPGQCLPWACKLCKRKTVTMDRRRAATLREKRRLKKVNEAFDALKRSTLMNPNQRLPKVEILRSAIQYIERLQALVSSFNQQDTEMGHYRAGQNQPRVSSSSEPSSGSTCCSSPEWSSTPEQCTQSYSSEELLSAADSPEQATIQTLSSIVEGMASANGAVAFPVDIPK
- the myog gene encoding myogenin isoform X1; this encodes MMGLCGPLSGGVGVIQPEDKPSPSSLSPHSESHCPGQCLPWACKLCKRKTVTMDRRRAATLREKRRLKKVNEAFDALKRSTLMNPNQRLPKVEILRSAIQYIERLQALVSSFNQQDTEMGHYRAGQNQPRVSSSSEPSSGSTCCSSPEWSSTPEQCTQSYSSEELLSAADSPEQATIQTLSSIVEGMASANGAVAFPVDIPK